Proteins found in one Pelmatolapia mariae isolate MD_Pm_ZW linkage group LG7, Pm_UMD_F_2, whole genome shotgun sequence genomic segment:
- the arsa gene encoding arylsulfatase A: MVSSRFAFFGIFLLCTCSASPPNFVLLFADDLGFGDLGCYGHPSSLTPNLDRLAAEGLQFTDFYSTCPVCSPSRASLLTGRYQTRSGVYPGVLYPGSIGGLPLNETTIAEVLRPLGYATAVIGKWHLGLGHNGMFLPTKQGFDHFLGIPYSHDMGPCKNLTCFPPDIKCYGVCDINTVTVPLMQNEVIKQQPVNFLDLERSYSDFATNFITTSVEKKQPFFLYYPSHHTHYPQYAGIGAAGRSLRGPFGDSLLEFDNTVGHLMATLERTGVINNTLVFFTSDNGPELMRMSRGGNAGPLKCGKGTTYEGGMREPAIAYWPGTIKPGVTHEMASTLDILPTLARLAEAELPQVMLDGVDITDILVKQGKSKREAMMFYPVDPSEKYGLFAVRLGKYKAHFYTQGAFHSSTTPDKDCPETAVFKAHDPPLIFDLEADPCEHYALPVNTPDIQTVLEQIKTVKEQFESSMVFGESQVAKGTDPSLEPCCNPECSPKPSCCQC; encoded by the exons ATGGTATCCAGCCGCTTCGCCTTTTTCggcatttttcttttgtgcACCTGCTCGGCTTCACCGCCGAATTTCGTCCTCCTCTTCGCTGACGATTTGGGTTTCGGGGACTTGGGCTGTTATGGACATCCCAGTTCACTCACTCCCAACCTGGACCGCCTAGCAGCTGAAGGACTCCAATTCACAGATTTTTACAGCACCTGCCCCGTGTGCAGCCCGTCCAG GGCATCATTGTTGACAGGTCGCTATCAGACCCGGTCAGGAGTCTACCCAGGCGTGTTGTACCCAGGATCTATAGGTGGTCTTCCTCTGAATGAGACCACCATCGCCGAAGTGTTAAGGCCCCTGGGTTATGCTACAGCAGTCATAGGAAAGTGGCACTTAGGGCTTGGACACAATGGCATGTTTCTCCCAACCAAGCAGGGCTTTGACCATTTCCTGGGGATCCCATACTCCCATGACATG GGCCCCTGTAAGAATCTGACTTGTTTCCCTCCAGATATAAAGTGCTATGGAGTGTGTGATATTAACACTGTAACCGTCCCGCTAATGCAGAATGAGGTCATCAAACAACAACCAGTCAACTTCCTGGATCTGGAGAGGAGTTACAGTGACTTTGCAACAAACTTCATAACCACATCGGTTgagaaaaaacaaccattctTCCTCTACTATCCATCACAT CACACCCACTACCCCCAGTATGCAGGTATAGGGGCAGCTGGACGATCTTTAAGGGGTCCGTTTGGGGATTCCCTGTTGGAGTTTGACAACACTGTAGGCCACCTGATGGCAACTCTGGAGAGGACAGGAGTGATCAACAACACATTGGTCTTCTTTACATCAGACAATGG GCCTGAACTGATGCGTATGTCCCGTGGAGGCAACGCTGGTCCTCTGAAATGTGGCAAAGGTACCACATATGAGGGAGGCATGAGAGAACCTGCCATCGCCTACTGGCCGGGGACCATCAAGCCAG GTGTTACTCATGAGATGGCCAGCACTCTAGATATCCTCCCCACATTGGCGCGCCTGGCAGAAGCTGAACTACCACAGGTGATGCTGGATGGGGTCGATATAACGGATATCCTCGTTAAACAAGGAAAG AGTAAAAGGGAAGCCATGATGTTCTACCCTGTAGATCCCAGTGAAAAATATGGCCTCTTTGCTGTAAGGCTGGGAAAATACAAGGCTCACTTCTATACACAAG GTGCTTTCCACAGCAGTACTACACCAGACAAAGACTGCCCAGAAACAGCAGTCTTCAAGGCTCACGACCCTCCTCTGATATTTGATCTGGAGGCTGACCCATGTGAGCACTATGCTCTACCAGTAAATACACCTGACATCCAAACTGTGCTGGAACAGATCAAAACAGTTAAGGAGCAATTTGAATCCTCCATGGTGTTTGGAGAGAGCCAAGTGGCAAAAGGAACAGACCCCAGCCTTGAGCCGTGCTGCAACCCTGAGTGTAGCCCCAAACCTAGCTGCTGTCAATGTTGA
- the LOC134631465 gene encoding arylsulfatase A-like yields the protein MVSSRFAFFGIILLCTCSASPPNFVLIFADDLGYGDLGCYGHPSSLTPTLDRLAAEGLRFTDFYSTCPVCTPSRASLLTGRYQTRSGIYPGVFYPGSIGGLPLNETTIAEVLKPLGYATAIIGKWHLGVGHNGMFLPTKQGFDHFLGIPYSHDMGPCKNLTCFPPDIKCYGLCDISNVAVPLMENEVIKQQPVNFLDLERSYSDFATNFITTSVEKKQPFFLYYPSHHTHYPQYAGIGAAGRSLRGPYGDSLLEFDNSVGHLVETLERTGVINNTLVFFTSDNGPELMRKSRGGIAGPLKCGKSTTYEGGMREPAIAYWPGTIKPGVTHEMASTLDILPTLARLAGAELPQVMLDGVDMTDILVKQGKSKRETVMFYPVNPSEDYGLFALRLGKYKAHFYTQGAFHSSTTPDKDCSALRKTHDPPLIFDLEADPCELYPLSVDESDIQSVLQQVKTVKEQFESSMVFGESQMAKGKDPSLEPCCNPECSPKPSCCHC from the exons ATGGTATCCAGCCGCTTCGCCTTTTTCGGCATTATTCTTTTGTGCACCTGCTCGGCTTCACCGCCGAATTTCGTCCTCATCTTCGCTGACGATTTGGGTTACGGGGACTTGGGCTGTTATGGACATCCCAGTTCACTCACTCCCACCCTGGACCGACTAGCAGCTGAAGGACTCCGATTCACAGATTTTTACAGCACCTGCCCCGTGTGCACCCCGTCCAG GGCATCATTGTTGACAGGTCGCTATCAGACCCGGTCAGGAATCTACCCAGGCGTGTTTTACCCAGGATCTATAGGTGGTCTTCCTCTCAATGAGACCACCATCGCTGAAGTGTTAAAGCCCCTGGGCTACGCCACAGCGATCATAGGAAAGTGGCATCTAGGTGTTGGGCATAATGGCATGTTTCTTCCAACCAAGCAGGGCTTTGACCATTTCCTGGGGATCCCATACTCCCATGACATG GGCCCCTGTAAGAATCTGACTTGTTTCCCTCCAGATATAAAGTGTTATGGATTGTGTGATATTAGCAACGTAGCCGTCCCACTAATGGAGAATGAAGTCATCAAGCAACAACCAGTCAACTTCCTGGATCTGGAGAGGAGTTACAGTGACTTTGCAACAAACTTCATAACCACATCGGTTgagaaaaaacaaccattctTCCTCTACTATCCATCACAT CACACCCACTACCCCCAGTATGCAGGTATAGGGGCAGCTGGACGATCTTTAAGGGGTCCGTACGGGGATTCCCTGTTGGAGTTTGACAACAGTGTAGGCCACCTGGTGGAAACTCTGGAGAGGACAGGAGTAATCAACAATACATTGGTCTTCTTTACATCAGACAATGG GCCTGAACTGATGCGCAAGTCCCGTGGAGGCATTGCTGGTCCTCTGAAATGTGGCAAAAGTACCACATATGAGGGAGGCATGAGAGAACCTGCCATCGCCTACTGGCCGGGGACCATCAAGCCAG GTGTTACTCATGAGATGGCCAGCACGCTAGATATCCTCCCCACATTGGCGCGCCTGGCAGGAGCTGAACTACCACAGGTGATGCTGGATGGGGTCGATATGACGGATATCCTTGTTAAACAAGGAAAG AGTAAAAGGGAGACTGTGATGTTCTATCCTGTAAATCCCAGTGAAGACTATGGCCTCTTTGCTTTAAGGCTGGGGAAGTACAAAGCCCACTTCTATACACAAG GTGCTTTCCATAGCAGTACTACACCAGACAAAGACTGCTCAGCATTGCGTAAGACTCACGACCCTCCTCTGATATTTGATCTGGAGGCTGACCCATGTGAGCTCTATCCTCTATCAGTAGATGAATCTGACATCCAATCTGTGCTGCAACAGGTCAAGACAGTTAAGGAGCAATTTGAATCCTCCATGGTGTTTGGAGAGAGCCAAATGGCAAAAGGAAAAGACCCCAGCCTTGAGCCTTGCTGCAACCCTGAGTGTAGCCCCAAACCTAGCTGCTGTCATTGTTGA